In Chitinophagaceae bacterium, a genomic segment contains:
- a CDS encoding acetyl-CoA C-acyltransferase gives MKAVYVIEALRTPVGRYGGTLAQVRPDDLAALVIKKLIEKHPQIDLSLIEDVVFGGANQAGEDNRNVARMAALMAGLPETVAGVTVNRLCASGLQSIMDASRAIMLGEGGIYLAGGVESMSRAPFVMAKPEAAFSRKTEMYDTTIGWRFINPALSEKHYPYTMGETAENVAEKWKISREAQDVFAHNSQLKYQNAHEKGKFNDELLAVEIKQRKGDSIIFDKDEHPRLSSPDKLATLKPAFKKGGSVTAGNSSGVNDGAAVLMLVNEDILKKFSLKPLARVVSFAVAGVAPDIMGIGPVPATEKALKRAGISKNDLGLVELNEAFAAQSIACIEEMDINPDIINVNGGSIAIGHPLGASGSRISSTLIHEMLKRPDVKYGLATMCVGVGQGAAVIYERV, from the coding sequence ATGAAAGCAGTTTACGTTATAGAGGCTTTAAGGACTCCTGTTGGCAGGTATGGTGGAACTTTAGCTCAGGTTCGCCCGGATGATTTAGCTGCCTTAGTCATAAAAAAACTTATTGAAAAGCACCCCCAAATAGATTTGTCATTAATAGAGGATGTAGTTTTCGGCGGAGCCAATCAGGCAGGGGAAGATAACCGAAATGTGGCAAGAATGGCAGCTTTAATGGCGGGATTGCCGGAAACTGTTGCCGGCGTAACCGTTAATCGTTTATGTGCTTCAGGATTACAGTCTATAATGGATGCTTCCCGTGCGATAATGCTGGGGGAAGGTGGAATTTATCTGGCCGGCGGTGTTGAAAGTATGAGTCGCGCGCCTTTCGTAATGGCAAAGCCTGAGGCTGCCTTTAGTCGTAAAACAGAAATGTATGACACAACCATAGGATGGCGATTTATTAATCCGGCACTTTCAGAAAAGCATTATCCCTACACTATGGGAGAAACCGCTGAGAATGTTGCCGAAAAGTGGAAGATTTCACGCGAAGCCCAGGATGTTTTTGCCCATAATTCACAACTGAAATATCAGAATGCGCATGAAAAAGGGAAGTTTAATGATGAATTATTAGCAGTTGAGATTAAGCAAAGAAAGGGAGATAGTATCATTTTTGATAAAGATGAGCACCCGAGATTGAGTTCACCCGATAAGTTAGCTACGTTAAAGCCTGCCTTTAAAAAAGGCGGCAGTGTAACAGCAGGTAATTCCAGCGGAGTTAATGATGGAGCTGCTGTTTTGATGCTGGTAAATGAAGATATATTAAAAAAGTTTTCCTTAAAACCATTGGCAAGAGTCGTTTCTTTTGCGGTTGCCGGTGTAGCGCCTGATATAATGGGTATTGGTCCGGTTCCTGCCACTGAAAAAGCGTTGAAGAGAGCCGGAATCAGTAAAAATGACCTTGGACTTGTGGAATTGAATGAAGCCTTTGCCGCTCAGTCAATCGCTTGCATTGAGGAAATGGATATCAATCCGGATATTATAAATGTAAACGGTGGTTCAATTGCAATTGGACACCCTTTGGGAGCCAGTGGTTCCAGAATTTCTTCCACCCTCATACATGAAATGTTGAAAAGACCGGATGTAAAATATGGTTTAGCTACTATGTGCGTCGGAGTTGGGCAAGGTGCTGCTGTTATTTATGAAAGGGTATAA